A single region of the Mustela lutreola isolate mMusLut2 chromosome 2, mMusLut2.pri, whole genome shotgun sequence genome encodes:
- the CRYGS gene encoding gamma-crystallin S isoform X2 yields the protein MYLSVCYAEVRNGGGREIWERTKGNGVDDLGITFYEDKHFQGRHYDCDCDCADFHMYLSRCNSIRVEGGTWAVYERPNFAGYMYILPRGEYPEYQHWMGLNDRLSSCRAVHLSSGGQYKIQIFEKGDFNGQMYETTEDCPSIMEQFHMREVHSSKVLDGVWIFYELPNYRGRQYLLDKKEYRKPIDWGAASPAVQSFRRIVE from the exons ATGTATCTCTCAGTCTGCTATGCTGAAGTGCGAAATGGAGGTGGAAGAGAAATTTGGGAGAGGACGAAAGGAAATGGAGTCGATGATTTAGGG ATCACTTTCTATGAGGACAAGCACTTTCAAGGCCGCCACTATGACTGTGACTGCGACTGCGCCGATTTCCACATGTACCTGAGTCGCTGCAACTCCATTCGAGTGGAGGGAGGCACCTGGGCCGTGTACGAAAGGCCCAACTTCGCGGGCTACATGTACATCCTGCCCCGGGGCGAGTACCCCGAGTACCAGCACTGGATGGGTCTCAACGACCGCCTCAGCTCCTGCCGAGCTGTTCACCTG TCTAGTGGAGGCCAGTATAAGATTCAGATCTTCGAGAAGGGAGATTTTAATGGTCAGATGTACGAAACCACTGAAGATTGCCCTTCCATCATGGAGCAGTTTCACATGCGAGAGGTGCACTCCAGTAAGGTGCTGGATGGCGTCTGGATTTTCTACGAGCTACCCAACTACCGCGGCAGGCAGTACCTCCTGGACAAGAAGGAGTACCGGAAGCCCATCGATTGGGGTGCAGCTTCCCCAGCTGTGCAGTCTTTTCGCCGCATTGTGGAGTAA
- the CRYGS gene encoding gamma-crystallin S isoform X1: MSLCLQLSVAIPDSSTGETSLCTKMSKSGTKITFYEDKHFQGRHYDCDCDCADFHMYLSRCNSIRVEGGTWAVYERPNFAGYMYILPRGEYPEYQHWMGLNDRLSSCRAVHLSSGGQYKIQIFEKGDFNGQMYETTEDCPSIMEQFHMREVHSSKVLDGVWIFYELPNYRGRQYLLDKKEYRKPIDWGAASPAVQSFRRIVE, encoded by the exons ATGTCTCTGTGCCTCCAACTCTCTGTAGCTATTCCGGATTCCAGCACTGGGGAAACCAGTCTATGCACCAAAATGTCTAAGTCTGGAACCAAG ATCACTTTCTATGAGGACAAGCACTTTCAAGGCCGCCACTATGACTGTGACTGCGACTGCGCCGATTTCCACATGTACCTGAGTCGCTGCAACTCCATTCGAGTGGAGGGAGGCACCTGGGCCGTGTACGAAAGGCCCAACTTCGCGGGCTACATGTACATCCTGCCCCGGGGCGAGTACCCCGAGTACCAGCACTGGATGGGTCTCAACGACCGCCTCAGCTCCTGCCGAGCTGTTCACCTG TCTAGTGGAGGCCAGTATAAGATTCAGATCTTCGAGAAGGGAGATTTTAATGGTCAGATGTACGAAACCACTGAAGATTGCCCTTCCATCATGGAGCAGTTTCACATGCGAGAGGTGCACTCCAGTAAGGTGCTGGATGGCGTCTGGATTTTCTACGAGCTACCCAACTACCGCGGCAGGCAGTACCTCCTGGACAAGAAGGAGTACCGGAAGCCCATCGATTGGGGTGCAGCTTCCCCAGCTGTGCAGTCTTTTCGCCGCATTGTGGAGTAA